One Apostichopus japonicus isolate 1M-3 chromosome 7, ASM3797524v1, whole genome shotgun sequence genomic region harbors:
- the LOC139969384 gene encoding uncharacterized protein isoform X1, which translates to MDIERNTSCSTVSSFDEGMLFEDPGSNTSCSTVSDDEEMSPELTTIELVKGSSCRITREQLDQVIMTTVGRKPEVMVRRLLETVFSRKELLEGCAFGRQQKNAKTKSGLKSIPLNKEKLAAIRKFVLRRIRKSGKESISQSQFRRVVNCKCAELRAKHTTK; encoded by the exons ATGGATATTGAAAGGAATACATCTTGTTCAACTGTCTCCTCCTTTGATGAGGGAATGTTATTTGAA GATCCTGGATCCAATACATCCTGTTCCACTGTCTCCGATGATGAAGAAATGTCACCTGAA CTGACAACGATAGAGCTGGTGAAGGGTTCCAGTTGCCGGATTACAAGAGAGCAACTAGACCAGGTCATCATGACAACTGTTGGGAGGAAACCGGAAGTTATGGTGAGAAGACTTCTTGAGACGGTTTTCTCAAGAAAGGAGCTTCTTGAAGGATGTGCCTTTGGTAGGCAGCAAAAGAATGCTAAAACCAAATCTGGGTTAAAGAGCATCCCCTTGAATAAAGAGAAGTTGGCTGCTATCAGAA AATTTGTCTTGCGCAGGATCCGCAAGAGCGGTAAAGAGTCCATCAGCCAATCACAGTTCCGTCGGGTGGTTAACTGCAAGTGTGCAGAATTGAGAGCAAAACATACCACCAAATGA
- the LOC139969384 gene encoding uncharacterized protein isoform X2: MDIERNTSCSTVSSFDEGMLFEDPGSNTSCSTVSDDEEMSPELTTIELVKGSSCRITREQLDQVIMTTVGRKPEVMVRRLLETVFSRKELLEGCAFEFVLRRIRKSGKESISQSQFRRVVNCKCAELRAKHTTK; the protein is encoded by the exons ATGGATATTGAAAGGAATACATCTTGTTCAACTGTCTCCTCCTTTGATGAGGGAATGTTATTTGAA GATCCTGGATCCAATACATCCTGTTCCACTGTCTCCGATGATGAAGAAATGTCACCTGAA CTGACAACGATAGAGCTGGTGAAGGGTTCCAGTTGCCGGATTACAAGAGAGCAACTAGACCAGGTCATCATGACAACTGTTGGGAGGAAACCGGAAGTTATGGTGAGAAGACTTCTTGAGACGGTTTTCTCAAGAAAGGAGCTTCTTGAAGGATGTGCCTTTG AATTTGTCTTGCGCAGGATCCGCAAGAGCGGTAAAGAGTCCATCAGCCAATCACAGTTCCGTCGGGTGGTTAACTGCAAGTGTGCAGAATTGAGAGCAAAACATACCACCAAATGA
- the LOC139969384 gene encoding uncharacterized protein isoform X3, whose protein sequence is MDIERNTSCSTVSSFDEGMLFEDPGSNTSCSTVSDDEEMSPELTTIELVKGSSCRITREQLDQVIMTTVGRKPEVMNLSCAGSARAVKSPSANHSSVGWLTASVQN, encoded by the exons ATGGATATTGAAAGGAATACATCTTGTTCAACTGTCTCCTCCTTTGATGAGGGAATGTTATTTGAA GATCCTGGATCCAATACATCCTGTTCCACTGTCTCCGATGATGAAGAAATGTCACCTGAA CTGACAACGATAGAGCTGGTGAAGGGTTCCAGTTGCCGGATTACAAGAGAGCAACTAGACCAGGTCATCATGACAACTGTTGGGAGGAAACCGGAAGTTATG AATTTGTCTTGCGCAGGATCCGCAAGAGCGGTAAAGAGTCCATCAGCCAATCACAGTTCCGTCGGGTGGTTAACTGCAAGTGTGCAGAATTGA